Proteins from a genomic interval of Neodiprion lecontei isolate iyNeoLeco1 chromosome 2, iyNeoLeco1.1, whole genome shotgun sequence:
- the LOC107221935 gene encoding synaptogyrin, translating to MDGGGAYGGGKAGAPFDPIAFVQRPQVILRALCLLFAIIVFGSISSKGYASVDGKEVCLYNNDTNACNYGVGIGVLAFLGSIGFLAGEYLFEQMSSVKTRKHYVLLDLGISGFWAFLYFVGFCYLTNAWGQSEKPKGGIGVNDVQAAIAFSFFSIFSWAGCAWFAFQRFKQGTDAAFAPSYEADPVGGAGYTSYPDATDAAYQEPPFNQQQQQQRGMGDFQAPAY from the exons ATGGACGGTGGCGGAGCTTACGGTGGAGGAAAGGCTGGGGCTCCTTTCGACCCTATCGCATTTGTCCAAAGGCCTCAAGTAATACTGAGAGCGTTGTGCTTG CTCTTTGCAATAATCGTCTTTGGATCCATCAGCAGTAAAGGCTACGCCTCGGTGGACGGAAAGGAAGTTTGCCTTTATAATAACGATACAAATGCTTGTAATTATGGCGTAGGAATCGGTGTTCTTGCATTCTTGGGAAGCATTGGATTCCTCGCTGGAGAATACCTCTTTGAACAAATGTCATCCGTCAAGACGCGCAAACATTACGTTCTTCTGGATCTCGG AATTTCTGGATTTTGGGCGTTCTTGTACTTTGTTGGATTCTGTTACCTAACCAACGCCTGGGGACAATCAGAAAAGCCCAAAGGTGGAATCGGTGTGAACGATGTCCAAGCAGCTATAGCGTTCTCTTTCTTCTCGATATTTTCATGG GCTGGATGCGCCTGGTTTGCGTTCCAAAGATTCAAGCAAGGCACAGATGCAGCTTTTGCTCCAAGTTACGAAGCTGATCCAGTTGGAGGTGCGGGCTACACGAGTTACCCTGATGCTACAGACGCAGCTTATCAAGAACCACCTTTCAatcagcagcaacagcagcaacgaGGTATGGGAGACTTCCAAGCACCTGCTTATTAA